One genomic region from Reichenbachiella ulvae encodes:
- a CDS encoding porin family protein — MKRMLTLVVLLCATSALYAQEGNIYGGGALSFQENYWKLAPEGGYWITDQIQLGASFTIENDKRVAGLDESTVAPHVYGRYWFPITEKFGLYVGANLKVNYITQDPGNTNSVTDFYADAGIGYQIAPKWQIIGRLARFGAINNSFILDVNMTEQPLFNVGILYTIKGGNG, encoded by the coding sequence ATGAAAAGAATGCTAACACTAGTGGTACTACTATGTGCCACTTCCGCATTGTATGCACAAGAAGGAAATATCTACGGAGGTGGAGCCCTCAGTTTTCAGGAGAATTATTGGAAGTTAGCTCCTGAAGGTGGCTATTGGATTACCGATCAAATCCAATTAGGTGCGTCCTTTACCATAGAAAATGACAAAAGAGTTGCGGGACTAGATGAATCAACCGTAGCACCTCATGTATATGGTCGCTACTGGTTTCCTATTACTGAAAAATTTGGCCTTTATGTAGGCGCAAACCTCAAGGTAAATTATATCACCCAAGACCCGGGCAATACCAATTCGGTTACGGATTTTTATGCCGATGCAGGGATTGGATATCAAATCGCCCCTAAGTGGCAGATCATTGGTCGACTGGCTCGCTTCGGTGCAATCAACAACAGCTTCATCCTGGACGTGAACATGACCGAGCAACCCCTTTTCAACGTGGGGATTCTCTATACAATCAAAGGAGGCAATGGTTAA
- the queG gene encoding tRNA epoxyqueuosine(34) reductase QueG encodes MSNQSKLTQFIKNKASEEGFQACGIARAEFLEEEAPKLEKWLNQGMHGEMAYMANHFDKRLDPRKLVDGAKSVISLVYNYFPEKDLAEEGNYKIAKYAYGKDYHYIIKPKLKTILNEIIDQVGEVNARVFVDSAPVHERAWAAKSGLGWVGKNSLLLNKQMGSFFFLAEIILDVELDYDGPVTDHCGTCRRCMDACPTDAIPEPYVVDGSRCISYLTIELRNEIPAEFEGKMADWVFGCDICQDVCPWNRFSKSHQEPAFDPHEQLPDMKKSDWEEISEELFRELFKGSAVKRTKLSGLQRNINFAKKK; translated from the coding sequence ATGTCGAATCAAAGCAAGCTTACACAATTCATTAAAAACAAAGCATCAGAAGAGGGCTTTCAGGCTTGCGGTATTGCTCGGGCTGAATTTCTCGAAGAGGAAGCGCCAAAACTCGAAAAGTGGTTGAATCAGGGCATGCATGGTGAGATGGCCTATATGGCCAATCACTTCGACAAACGACTCGATCCTCGTAAGTTGGTGGATGGCGCCAAATCTGTCATTTCTCTGGTCTATAATTATTTCCCAGAAAAGGATCTGGCTGAAGAGGGCAATTATAAGATTGCCAAATATGCTTATGGCAAGGATTATCACTACATCATCAAACCAAAGCTGAAGACCATCCTAAATGAAATCATCGATCAAGTCGGTGAGGTCAATGCCCGAGTATTTGTGGATTCTGCTCCCGTGCATGAAAGGGCCTGGGCTGCCAAATCCGGTTTGGGCTGGGTAGGGAAGAACTCCCTCTTGCTTAACAAGCAGATGGGTTCATTTTTCTTCTTGGCAGAGATTATTCTGGACGTAGAGTTGGACTATGATGGGCCTGTGACGGATCACTGTGGCACCTGTCGCAGATGCATGGATGCCTGTCCTACTGATGCGATTCCAGAGCCCTATGTGGTGGATGGCAGCCGTTGCATTTCTTACCTTACCATAGAATTAAGAAACGAAATCCCTGCTGAGTTTGAAGGCAAGATGGCGGATTGGGTTTTTGGATGTGACATTTGCCAGGACGTTTGTCCTTGGAATCGTTTTTCCAAATCGCATCAAGAGCCCGCGTTTGATCCTCATGAGCAATTGCCCGATATGAAAAAATCTGATTGGGAAGAAATTAGCGAAGAACTTTTCCGAGAGCTTTTCAAAGGTTCGGCGGTCAAAAGAACAAAGCTTTCAGGTCTACAGAGAAATATAAACTTCGCTAAGAAGAAGTGA
- the ruvB gene encoding Holliday junction branch migration DNA helicase RuvB has protein sequence MREDYLDPDGEDMMPEEVEFEKALRPLSFDDFAGQQKVVDNIKVFVQAAKQRAEPLDHVLLHGPPGLGKTTLSHIISNELESSIKITSGPVLDKPGDLAGLLTNLEPNDVLFIDEIHRLNAVVEEYLYSAMEDFKIDIMLDTGPNARSVQIGLNPFTLIGATTRSGLLTSPLRARFGINARLEYYDAELLSGIVKRSSAILDTPIEENAALELARRSRGTPRIANNLLRRTRDFAQIKGNGTITKPIADMALEALDVDANGLDEMDNRILSTIIEKFKGGPVGLTTIATACSEEADTIEEVYEPFLIKEGYIKRTSRGRECTELAYKHLKIVPPSRTGTLFD, from the coding sequence ATGAGAGAAGATTATTTAGACCCGGATGGGGAGGACATGATGCCCGAAGAAGTAGAGTTTGAGAAAGCGCTGAGACCGCTCTCTTTTGACGACTTTGCCGGCCAGCAAAAGGTGGTAGACAACATCAAGGTGTTTGTGCAAGCTGCCAAGCAACGGGCAGAACCACTGGATCATGTGCTTCTGCATGGACCTCCTGGCTTAGGAAAAACTACGCTTTCTCATATCATCTCCAATGAACTTGAGTCCAGCATCAAGATTACTTCAGGACCAGTGTTGGACAAACCGGGAGATCTGGCTGGTTTGTTGACTAATCTAGAGCCAAACGATGTACTGTTTATAGATGAAATACACAGGCTGAATGCTGTCGTGGAAGAGTATCTTTATTCGGCGATGGAGGATTTCAAAATTGACATCATGCTGGATACAGGGCCCAATGCGCGATCGGTACAGATTGGTTTGAACCCCTTTACACTGATAGGTGCGACGACACGATCTGGATTGTTGACCTCACCCCTTCGTGCCCGCTTCGGGATCAATGCGCGATTGGAGTATTACGATGCGGAATTGTTATCCGGCATTGTTAAAAGGTCCTCAGCTATTTTGGATACTCCAATAGAAGAAAACGCTGCTTTGGAATTGGCAAGAAGGAGTAGAGGGACGCCTCGTATCGCGAACAACCTCCTACGCAGAACGAGGGATTTTGCACAGATCAAAGGCAATGGTACCATAACCAAACCCATCGCGGATATGGCATTAGAAGCTCTAGATGTAGATGCCAATGGGTTGGACGAAATGGATAACCGCATCCTTTCTACGATCATCGAAAAATTCAAAGGGGGGCCGGTTGGCCTCACCACGATTGCCACTGCATGTAGCGAAGAGGCTGACACGATAGAGGAGGTCTATGAACCCTTCCTGATCAAAGAGGGCTATATCAAAAGAACCAGCAGGGGTAGAGAATGCACCGAATTGGCATACAAGCACCTGAAGATTGTGCCGCCTTCGAGAACCGGGACCTTGTTTGACTGA
- a CDS encoding FAD:protein FMN transferase: MQKRRILLVVLALGILIVWRQLHKEEEAKLIHLTGETMGVVPYSVKYLDMAERDYKEEIDSLLVDFNQSLSTYIHDSEVSEFNRTDSIYYRTPYFYPMLNISKDIFEKSEGAFDPTIGPLVNAWGFGPEKKSTLDSALVDSLLMTVGFDNVLFDNKKAAKLPGVYLDFSATAKGYAVDVVASFLEEMGIHNFMVEIGGEVVCNGKNDKNTYWKIGIEKPDMSPEMSDLYATTFVKNTALATSGNYRNYYKEEGRIISHTISPYTGYSIRHNLLSASIYAPSCALADGFATACMVLGVDKSIAMIESNNELEGLLIFSDEKGNLNYYASEGITSIIEIVE, from the coding sequence ATGCAGAAGAGAAGAATTTTATTGGTAGTGCTCGCACTGGGCATACTGATTGTGTGGAGACAGTTGCACAAGGAGGAAGAGGCAAAGTTGATTCATTTGACAGGAGAAACTATGGGCGTGGTTCCCTATTCTGTTAAGTACCTTGACATGGCAGAGAGAGATTATAAAGAGGAGATTGATTCCTTACTCGTTGATTTTAACCAATCGTTATCTACCTACATTCATGACTCAGAGGTTTCCGAATTTAACCGCACAGATTCGATTTACTATCGTACGCCATACTTCTATCCTATGCTCAATATCAGCAAGGATATCTTTGAGAAAAGCGAAGGAGCTTTTGATCCCACCATCGGGCCATTGGTAAATGCCTGGGGATTTGGGCCAGAGAAAAAATCTACCCTGGACAGTGCTTTGGTTGATTCCCTATTGATGACAGTTGGATTTGACAATGTACTATTTGACAATAAGAAAGCGGCCAAACTACCGGGCGTATATTTAGACTTCAGTGCGACTGCCAAGGGTTATGCAGTGGATGTAGTAGCCAGTTTTCTAGAAGAGATGGGCATCCACAACTTTATGGTTGAGATTGGTGGAGAAGTGGTTTGCAATGGTAAAAATGACAAAAACACCTACTGGAAAATAGGTATTGAAAAACCAGACATGTCACCCGAAATGAGTGACCTATATGCTACTACATTTGTGAAAAACACGGCATTGGCCACCTCTGGAAACTACCGCAATTACTACAAAGAAGAGGGTAGAATTATTTCTCACACCATCAGCCCATATACCGGTTACTCTATTAGACACAATCTCCTGAGCGCCTCTATTTATGCTCCGAGCTGTGCACTGGCAGATGGTTTTGCGACTGCTTGCATGGTGCTGGGTGTAGACAAATCTATTGCTATGATTGAATCCAATAACGAACTGGAAGGACTATTGATATTTTCTGACGAGAAGGGCAACCTCAACTATTATGCATCCGAAGGGATCACATCAATAATTGAGATTGTAGAATAA
- a CDS encoding class I SAM-dependent methyltransferase: protein MLILQRTMMEEQTQKKEWFDEWFNTIYYHILYKNRSYEEAGKFLDKLIHYFEMPKDAKILDLACGKGRHSIYLNNRGFDVTGVDLSEQNIAFARQKANDSLHFHIHDMREVFQPATFDYVFNLFTSFGYFDSKEENLDVIRATCESLKPGGKLLIDFLNPYVVINQLVSEEDKTIDNIHFKITREHTKDDYIVKNIEVDDHGQHFEYMEKVKAIRRTDFLNYFDQIGLKLLDIFGDYQLNPYINDQSERLIFVIQKPA, encoded by the coding sequence ATGTTAATATTGCAGCGCACTATGATGGAGGAGCAAACACAAAAGAAAGAATGGTTCGATGAATGGTTCAATACCATTTACTACCATATTTTATACAAAAACCGGAGTTACGAAGAAGCTGGCAAGTTCTTGGACAAGCTCATCCATTATTTTGAAATGCCTAAGGATGCCAAAATTTTGGATCTTGCTTGTGGTAAAGGGCGCCATTCGATCTATTTAAACAATAGGGGTTTTGATGTAACTGGTGTAGACCTATCGGAGCAAAACATCGCCTTTGCCCGACAAAAAGCAAATGACTCGCTGCACTTCCACATTCATGATATGAGGGAGGTTTTTCAGCCTGCTACTTTCGATTATGTTTTCAACCTATTTACCTCCTTTGGTTATTTTGATTCTAAAGAAGAAAACCTGGATGTAATTCGAGCCACCTGCGAATCTTTGAAACCTGGCGGGAAATTGCTTATCGATTTCCTCAATCCCTATGTAGTAATCAATCAACTGGTGAGCGAGGAAGACAAAACCATTGACAACATTCATTTCAAAATCACAAGGGAGCATACCAAAGACGACTATATCGTCAAAAACATCGAAGTGGATGATCATGGCCAGCATTTTGAATACATGGAAAAAGTAAAGGCGATCCGAAGAACAGATTTTTTGAACTATTTTGATCAAATTGGACTTAAGCTTTTGGACATATTCGGAGACTATCAACTCAATCCTTATATCAATGACCAATCTGAACGTTTAATCTTCGTCATTCAAAAACCCGCATGA
- a CDS encoding ZIP family metal transporter has product MIKSAIILFLSAMLGGLLAINSVDAVKRNIKILLVFAGSFLFSITVIHILPEIFEAGDNHLHIGLFILLGFFFQQVLEYFTDGVEHGHMHHHHHGEKHSSLKSLSLIVALSIHGLLEGTLLAHPESVHGNHTEGTLLAGIIFHKVPAALALISVLSCQYQSRKTQLFLLTIFAMASPLGLFAGHFMEDIGWMDHASMTFLFAFVSGNFLHISTTIFIESSPEHSWSTKKLLISLLGAGLAVLSEFLF; this is encoded by the coding sequence ATGATCAAATCTGCTATCATATTATTCCTTTCGGCCATGCTAGGTGGCCTACTAGCAATCAACTCTGTAGATGCTGTCAAAAGAAACATCAAGATATTGCTGGTTTTTGCGGGATCCTTTTTGTTCTCCATTACAGTCATTCATATTCTACCCGAAATCTTTGAAGCAGGAGACAACCATCTTCATATCGGACTCTTTATTCTGTTGGGTTTCTTTTTCCAACAGGTGCTGGAGTATTTTACCGACGGTGTAGAGCATGGACATATGCACCATCATCATCATGGAGAAAAGCACTCCAGCCTGAAAAGTCTATCCTTAATCGTAGCGCTTAGTATTCATGGTTTGTTAGAAGGAACACTCCTGGCCCACCCAGAAAGTGTGCATGGCAATCATACCGAAGGAACTTTACTGGCAGGCATCATCTTTCACAAGGTGCCGGCTGCTCTGGCTTTGATTTCGGTGCTTTCCTGTCAGTACCAGTCTCGAAAAACGCAACTGTTTCTGCTCACTATATTTGCGATGGCTTCTCCTCTTGGATTATTTGCAGGGCATTTCATGGAGGATATTGGATGGATGGATCACGCCTCGATGACCTTTCTTTTTGCTTTTGTGTCAGGTAACTTCCTACACATATCGACCACCATATTTATCGAATCTAGTCCTGAACACAGCTGGAGCACGAAAAAGCTTTTAATCAGCCTGCTGGGAGCGGGGTTGGCCGTACTGTCCGAGTTTTTGTTTTAG
- the hisG gene encoding ATP phosphoribosyltransferase, with amino-acid sequence MSKLKIAVQKSGRLNDESIDLLKSCGIHIDNGKDQLKASASNFPLDVLYLRNGDIPQYVEDGVADIAIVGENLLEETENDIETVRQLGFSKCKLSLAVPKEVDYPGVEFFEGKKIATSYPNTLKKFLAKNKVNADIHVIKGSVEIAPNIGLAEGICDLVSSGSTLFKNGLKETDLILKSQAVLVKNKNLTVEQEELLDTLLFRLDAVQKGKKSKYALMNVPNDKIEQVIQLLPGMRSPTVLPLAEEGWSSVHTVIGEGEFWEIIDQLKAAGAEGILIVPIEKMVL; translated from the coding sequence ATGAGCAAGCTTAAAATCGCAGTACAAAAATCCGGAAGACTCAACGATGAATCAATCGACCTTCTAAAGAGCTGTGGTATCCACATCGACAATGGCAAAGACCAATTGAAAGCCAGTGCTTCCAACTTTCCTCTGGACGTACTTTACCTCCGCAATGGAGACATTCCACAGTATGTAGAAGATGGTGTGGCGGATATAGCCATAGTCGGCGAAAATCTACTCGAGGAAACAGAAAATGATATTGAAACGGTTAGACAGCTGGGCTTTTCTAAATGCAAGTTGTCTCTGGCTGTGCCAAAGGAGGTTGACTATCCTGGCGTAGAATTTTTTGAGGGAAAGAAAATTGCAACTTCCTACCCTAATACACTGAAAAAATTTCTTGCTAAAAACAAGGTAAATGCAGACATCCACGTGATCAAGGGCTCTGTGGAAATCGCGCCAAACATTGGTCTGGCTGAAGGGATTTGTGACCTGGTTAGCTCAGGTAGCACCTTGTTCAAAAACGGGCTAAAAGAAACAGACCTGATCCTCAAATCTCAGGCAGTATTGGTTAAAAATAAAAACCTGACTGTAGAACAAGAGGAGCTATTGGACACGCTTTTGTTTCGTCTAGATGCAGTGCAGAAAGGGAAAAAATCCAAATATGCACTGATGAATGTACCGAATGACAAAATCGAGCAGGTCATTCAACTATTGCCGGGGATGCGCAGCCCAACGGTACTGCCATTGGCAGAGGAAGGCTGGAGTTCGGTGCACACGGTGATCGGCGAAGGAGAATTTTGGGAAATCATTGACCAGCTAAAAGCAGCTGGAGCAGAAGGTATTTTGATCGTTCCAATCGAAAAAATGGTACTATGA
- the hisD gene encoding histidinol dehydrogenase: MIVAINPKREEWEQLAERPALEQQNLQSTVDEVFKSIQSDGDKAVLEFTKRFDNATLINTVAGEEELQYADQLVGGELKEAIELAAKNIEAFHTAQKPQRVEVETAPGVTCWQEAKAIQKVGIYIPGGTAPLFSTVLMLALPAKIAGCKEIVLCTPPGPDGSINPAILFAAKYAGVKQIFKVGGIQAIGAMTFGTESIPKVDKIFGPGNQYVTAAKQRAAQLGVAIDMPAGPSELLVMADETAVPEFVVSDLLSQAEHGVDSQVICVVKSEEQVEPIQKELEIQLALLPRKEIAEKAIENSKIICLPEDQDCVDFINEYAPEHYILCVQNEDFYLDQVINAGSVFIGNYTPESAGDYASGTNHTLPTNGYAKSYSGVNLDAFMKKITFQKITEKGILGIGPAIEQMATAEQLDAHKNAVTKRLAYLNSKNLKS; the protein is encoded by the coding sequence ATGATAGTTGCTATTAATCCAAAAAGAGAAGAGTGGGAGCAACTGGCTGAGCGCCCTGCCCTGGAGCAGCAAAATCTGCAATCCACAGTCGATGAGGTATTCAAGTCAATCCAATCCGATGGGGATAAGGCTGTACTCGAATTCACTAAGAGATTCGACAATGCTACCCTGATCAACACCGTAGCTGGTGAAGAAGAACTACAGTATGCCGATCAATTGGTCGGTGGTGAATTAAAGGAAGCGATCGAGCTGGCTGCAAAAAATATTGAGGCCTTTCACACGGCCCAAAAACCACAAAGAGTGGAAGTAGAAACGGCTCCTGGGGTTACTTGCTGGCAAGAAGCCAAAGCCATCCAAAAAGTGGGCATTTATATCCCTGGAGGCACAGCTCCCCTATTTTCTACTGTGCTCATGCTAGCACTTCCAGCGAAAATTGCTGGATGCAAAGAAATCGTGCTATGTACGCCTCCCGGCCCAGACGGCTCAATCAATCCTGCCATTTTGTTTGCAGCGAAGTATGCAGGCGTCAAACAGATTTTTAAAGTAGGTGGCATTCAGGCCATCGGGGCGATGACATTTGGAACAGAGTCGATTCCGAAAGTGGATAAGATCTTTGGTCCGGGCAACCAATATGTGACTGCCGCCAAGCAGCGTGCTGCACAATTGGGCGTGGCGATCGATATGCCTGCGGGTCCTTCAGAGCTGTTGGTGATGGCTGACGAAACGGCTGTGCCTGAATTCGTGGTATCGGATCTACTTTCTCAAGCCGAACACGGTGTTGACAGTCAGGTGATCTGTGTTGTCAAAAGCGAGGAACAAGTCGAACCCATACAAAAGGAACTAGAGATACAATTGGCTTTACTCCCAAGGAAAGAAATAGCTGAAAAGGCGATAGAAAACTCCAAAATCATCTGTTTACCAGAGGATCAGGACTGTGTCGATTTCATCAACGAATACGCACCAGAGCACTACATCCTTTGTGTGCAGAATGAAGATTTCTATCTGGACCAAGTGATTAATGCGGGTTCTGTTTTCATCGGTAATTATACGCCGGAGAGTGCAGGTGATTACGCATCTGGTACCAATCACACCCTACCAACCAATGGTTACGCTAAATCATACAGCGGTGTGAATCTGGATGCATTCATGAAGAAGATCACTTTCCAAAAAATCACTGAAAAGGGGATATTAGGAATCGGTCCAGCCATCGAGCAAATGGCCACAGCAGAGCAACTGGATGCACACAAAAATGCGGTGACCAAAAGACTGGCATACCTCAACTCGAAAAATCTAAAATCATGA
- the hisC gene encoding histidinol-phosphate transaminase — protein MNVRDLLRANIKAMTPYSSARDEFDNVADVYLDANENPFENGMNRYPDPYQKEVKKRLSEIKGIAPEKILLGNGSDEVLDIIFRAFCEPRLDNIISHNPSYGMYPVLSEINDIELRKVNLEEGFQLNSQAMIDASDEYTKLFFICSPNNPSGNLLQKDEIKKILDLKRGIVVIDEAYIDFAEEKSWIHELDHYPNLVVCQTLSKAWGLAGLRMGMCFASEEIIAVFNAIKPPYNVNVLSQKAALEVLNNEPAFKEQVAIILSERIKVIAALEAASCVSKVFPTVSNFVLARVDNAKALYNFLLERKVIVRNRSTQYLCEESLRFTIGTPKENDRLIDGIKEYESAQGE, from the coding sequence ATGAATGTGAGAGATCTTTTGAGAGCCAATATCAAGGCAATGACTCCCTACAGTTCAGCACGTGATGAGTTCGACAATGTAGCGGATGTTTATCTGGATGCTAATGAAAATCCATTTGAGAATGGCATGAACCGCTATCCAGATCCTTATCAAAAAGAGGTCAAAAAACGTCTGAGCGAGATCAAAGGGATTGCTCCAGAGAAAATCCTGCTAGGCAATGGTAGTGACGAAGTACTGGACATCATCTTTCGTGCCTTTTGCGAACCTAGATTGGACAATATCATCTCTCACAACCCGAGCTATGGTATGTATCCGGTTTTGTCTGAGATCAATGATATCGAACTGCGCAAGGTCAATCTGGAAGAAGGCTTTCAGCTAAATTCCCAGGCGATGATTGATGCTTCCGACGAATATACGAAGCTATTTTTCATCTGCTCTCCTAACAATCCATCGGGCAACTTGCTACAAAAGGATGAGATCAAAAAAATCCTGGATTTGAAGAGAGGAATCGTAGTGATCGATGAGGCATATATCGACTTTGCTGAGGAAAAATCATGGATACACGAGCTAGACCATTACCCAAATCTCGTCGTTTGTCAGACACTATCTAAGGCCTGGGGATTGGCTGGATTGAGAATGGGTATGTGTTTCGCATCGGAGGAAATCATAGCTGTATTCAATGCCATCAAGCCGCCGTACAACGTGAATGTGCTTTCACAAAAGGCAGCATTAGAAGTATTGAATAATGAGCCGGCATTTAAGGAACAAGTAGCTATCATTCTAAGCGAAAGAATAAAGGTAATTGCTGCATTGGAAGCCGCCAGTTGTGTTTCGAAGGTTTTTCCTACCGTTTCCAATTTTGTACTGGCTAGAGTAGACAATGCCAAGGCTTTGTATAATTTTCTATTGGAACGAAAAGTGATTGTAAGGAATCGCTCGACCCAGTATCTATGCGAAGAAAGTCTGCGTTTCACGATTGGTACGCCAAAGGAAAATGATCGATTGATAGACGGAATTAAAGAATATGAAAGTGCTCAAGGCGAATAG
- the hisB gene encoding bifunctional histidinol-phosphatase/imidazoleglycerol-phosphate dehydratase HisB, translated as MKKVLFIDRDGTLVLEPPVDYQLDSLEKLEFYPGVFQWMSKIAKLGYELVMVTNQDGLGTDSFPEDTFWPAHNKCMKAFENEGVIFDDVKIDRSFPADNAPTRKPRTGMLTEYMDGSYDLENSFVIGDRITDVELAKNLGCKAIFIQNQEGLGAEEISSKVEELQSCIALTTTDWEDIYNLVSRGSRKGSVKRTTKETDIDIEVELDGTGQADIDTGIKFFDHMLDQIAKHGLLDLKIKVKGDLEVDEHHTIEDTGIALGEAVLEALGNKKGIERYGFCLPMDDSLCQVALDFGGRNWIVWDAEFKREMVGKMPTEMFFHFFKSFSDASKCNLNIKAEGDNEHHKIEGIFKAFAKAIKMSVKQDKDKMILPSTKGML; from the coding sequence ATGAAAAAAGTATTATTCATAGATAGAGACGGCACCCTGGTATTGGAACCACCAGTTGATTACCAACTGGACTCTTTGGAGAAGCTGGAATTTTATCCAGGCGTATTCCAGTGGATGTCTAAAATCGCCAAGTTAGGATACGAATTGGTCATGGTGACCAATCAGGATGGTTTGGGTACAGACTCCTTTCCAGAGGACACCTTCTGGCCAGCACACAACAAGTGCATGAAGGCCTTTGAAAACGAAGGGGTGATCTTCGATGATGTAAAGATCGATCGCAGTTTTCCTGCTGATAATGCACCTACTCGCAAGCCTAGAACAGGCATGCTAACCGAATACATGGATGGCAGTTATGATTTGGAAAACTCTTTCGTCATTGGCGATCGAATCACCGATGTGGAGCTTGCGAAGAATCTGGGCTGCAAAGCTATTTTTATCCAAAACCAAGAAGGTTTAGGTGCTGAAGAAATTTCTTCTAAGGTGGAAGAGTTGCAGAGCTGCATCGCCCTCACCACTACGGATTGGGAAGATATATACAATCTGGTAAGTCGAGGATCCAGAAAAGGTAGCGTAAAACGCACCACCAAAGAAACGGATATCGACATAGAAGTAGAACTAGACGGTACAGGTCAGGCTGATATCGATACGGGAATCAAATTCTTTGATCACATGCTGGACCAGATTGCCAAGCATGGCCTTCTCGACTTGAAAATAAAAGTGAAAGGTGACCTGGAGGTAGACGAGCACCACACCATCGAGGATACTGGAATAGCGCTGGGCGAAGCTGTTTTGGAAGCCCTCGGCAACAAGAAAGGAATCGAACGCTATGGTTTCTGCCTTCCGATGGACGATAGCCTGTGTCAGGTAGCACTGGATTTTGGTGGTCGTAACTGGATTGTCTGGGATGCCGAATTCAAAAGAGAAATGGTAGGCAAGATGCCAACAGAGATGTTCTTTCACTTCTTCAAATCTTTTTCGGATGCGTCAAAATGCAACCTGAATATCAAAGCGGAAGGAGACAATGAACACCACAAGATCGAAGGCATTTTTAAAGCCTTTGCTAAGGCTATCAAAATGTCAGTGAAACAAGACAAAGACAAAATGATTTTACCTTCTACGAAAGGAATGCTATGA
- the hisH gene encoding imidazole glycerol phosphate synthase subunit HisH: MSKIVIIDYGAGNVKSVKFALDRLGIGYELSRSAETIQSADKLLFPGVGEASSSMKALEEYGLTEVIKDAKQPFLGICLGMQMMCESSEENDTKGLGIFPLPVKLFDSTDVKVPHMGWNQVEDLQTPIFDGLEEKEYMYFVHSYYVPDSEWTIAKANYPAPFSAALHKDNFYGCQFHPEKSGSFGQKILENFVRM; the protein is encoded by the coding sequence ATGAGCAAAATAGTAATTATAGATTACGGTGCAGGCAATGTCAAATCTGTGAAATTCGCCCTGGATCGATTAGGTATCGGGTATGAGCTATCGCGCTCTGCGGAGACCATTCAGTCTGCAGACAAACTGCTTTTCCCTGGTGTGGGTGAAGCCAGCTCGTCGATGAAGGCACTGGAAGAATATGGGCTTACCGAAGTAATCAAAGATGCCAAGCAGCCGTTTTTAGGCATTTGTTTGGGCATGCAGATGATGTGTGAGTCTTCAGAAGAAAACGACACCAAGGGGTTGGGAATTTTTCCTCTTCCGGTGAAATTATTTGACAGCACAGATGTCAAAGTACCTCACATGGGCTGGAATCAGGTAGAAGATTTACAGACACCCATTTTCGATGGTCTAGAGGAAAAGGAGTACATGTATTTCGTGCACTCTTACTATGTGCCAGATTCGGAATGGACCATTGCCAAAGCGAACTATCCGGCCCCTTTCAGTGCCGCACTTCACAAGGATAACTTCTATGGCTGCCAGTTCCACCCTGAAAAGAGCGGGTCTTTTGGTCAGAAGATTTTAGAGAATTTTGTTAGAATGTAA
- a CDS encoding type II toxin-antitoxin system RelE/ParE family toxin gives MVRRKIVWSQIALEDKIQIYSYWFNELNNHSYGKKLEKLFNKSIETLAIYPRSGRLTEHKYTRARVVKHYILYYQFSENTITILRVWDARQDPNKLKL, from the coding sequence GTGGTTCGAAGGAAAATAGTTTGGTCTCAGATTGCATTAGAGGATAAAATCCAAATTTATAGTTATTGGTTTAATGAATTGAACAATCACAGCTATGGTAAAAAACTAGAGAAGCTGTTCAATAAATCAATCGAAACTCTAGCTATTTACCCTCGATCCGGTCGTCTAACAGAACATAAATACACTAGGGCAAGAGTAGTCAAACATTACATTCTGTATTATCAATTTTCAGAAAACACCATTACAATATTAAGAGTTTGGGATGCTCGACAAGATCCCAATAAACTAAAGTTATAA